The DNA sequence TCATCCATGCGTGCTTGTTGCGCGGGGGGTAGCTCCCTGCCCTCATTCAGGACAGCGAGGTTCATCAGCTGCCAATCGACCAGCAGGCCGGATTGGTCCGCGACCGTGTCCAGCCATCGCGCGGTGTTCCACGAGAACGGGCACACCGGGTCGAGCCAAATCCTCACGTCGAACGTATCGCTTTGCGCAGAACCATCGCCTGTGGACATGCGGCATCTCCCATCACTGTGAAACAGGGCCGACATCAGGCACATCGGCCATAACGGTGTCAGCTCGCGACTTCGTTCTGATTCCATTTATACCATACCCCCTACGGTATCAATAGGAGTCTGAGGCGGGCGCGAGACCGTTGGAATATACCGTAGGGGGTATGGTATTTGTAATAAGCGTCAGTCTTATCATTGGACTGCCCGGGCAATCATGTCGGCACCCAAAACATTTGCCCCACAACAGAAAGGTGGACCGATGCGCACGGCGATAGTTGGCGCGCTGAAACGGGCGTGGGTCGCGATAGTGGTTGCGTGCGCGGTAGGTCTCGGCACAGTCGCCGTGAATCACCTGCGCGGCGCGTTCGGCTCCGAACCCATATTCTCGGCCACCGGCAGCAGCGCAGAACCACTCGTGTCATCCACGATCAAGCAGGTGCGATACGAGATCTACGGTCCCAGCGGCACCGCGGGCGCGGTGAGCTACCTGGACAAAAACGCTCAGCCCCAACTGGCCGATTTCACCAGTTTGCCCTGGACGTACACGATCGAAACTACGGTACCGGCTGTCATCGCCAGTGTTGTGGCGCAAGGCAATAGCACCACCATAGGGTGTCGGATCACCGTGAACGGGCGCATCAAAGATGAGCAGTCCACAGACGGGCACCGCGCCCAGACCTCCTGTCTGGTGAAAGCCGCATGAACCCTTCCACTCAAGAACGTCCGGCGCTCATGCGATGTGTTCGCCAATTCGCTGTCCCCATTGTGCTGGCCTGGCTATTACTGACCGTGGCAGTGAACCTGCTTGTGCCACCGATTGAATCGGTGGCAAGAGATCACGCGGTGACGATGTCGCCGCATGATGCGCCGGCAATGATCGCGGCTAAACACATCGGCCAGAAGTACCACGAATCAGACTCCGACAGCATCGCGATGATCGTGCTCGAGGGCGACGGAGAACTCGGCGAGCAGGCACACCATTACTACGACACCTTGGTGCACGCGCTGCGCGCCGACCCCGAGCATGTGCAACACGTACAGGACGTGTGGGGGGACCCGCTGACTGCAGCCGGCGCGCAGAGCCGCGACGGCAAGGCCGCATATGTCCAGCTCAATCTGGCCGGCGACCAGGGCAGCACGCTAGGCAACAAGTCGGTGGCAGCGGTCCGCACAATTGTGGACAACTCCGCCCCACCGCCGGGCCTCAAGGTCTACGTCACCGGCCCGGCGGCGCTGACCACGGACATGAATGAGGCCGCTGATAAGAGCATGCTCATCATGATGGGCGTGACGGGCGCGGTCATCATGCTCATGCTTCTCATCACGTACCGCTCCGTCAGCACGATGTTGCTGGTTTTGGTCATGGTCGGCTTCGAGATGGGCACCGCCAGGGGTGTTGTCGCGATTCTCGGAAACTACGACCTCCTAGGATTCTCGACATTCGTGGTGGCCATGTTGTCGTCGTTGGCGATCGCCGCGGGGACCGACTACGCCATCTTTCTCATCGGCCGCTATCAGGAAGCGCGCCAAGCCGGGCAGGACCGAGAAACCGCGTATTACACCATGTTCCGGGGTACCTTCCATATCATCCTGGGCTCAGGTCTGACCATCGCCGGTGCCACGTTGTGTTTGCATCTCGCGCGACTGTCGTACTTCAAGGCACTAGGCATCCCGTCCGCACTGGGGCTGCTTGTCGTTGTCGCGGGCGCCCTCACCGCTGCGCCCGCCGTTGTTGTCATAGCCAGCCGCTTTGGGCTGCTTGATCCCAAGCGGGCTGTGAAGGTTCGGCGCTGGCGGCGTATCGGCACCGCCACGGTGCGCTGGCCCGGCGCGGTATTTGCCGCCTCACTGGCCATAGCGCTCATCGGTATCGCCATCATGCCGACCATGAAGGTGAGCTACAACGACCGGTTCTACATACCGGCCGACCTGCCGTCGAACGTCGGCTACGCAGCCGCTGAGCGCCATTTCTCTGCCGCCACAATGAATCCCGACATTCTGATGGTCGAAAGCGATCACGACATGCGTAACGCCGGCGACATGATCATCCTGGATAAGATTGCCAAGGACGTGTTCCGTTCGCCGGGAATCGCGATGGTACAAAGCATCACCCGCCCCCTGGGCGGGCCGATTGAGCACACCTCCATACCCTTCCAGATCAGTGCCCAGTCGATTCCGATCCAGCAGAACCTTCAATTCATGAAGGACCGTACAGCCGACATGCTCAGCATGAGCAGCGATCTCGGCGCCGTGATCGGCTCCATGGAGCGCATGCAATCCCTGCTGGGCCAGATGAGCAACGCGACCCACCGCATGACAGCGGATATGGCAGACGCGATGGCGACGCTGAACGAAATTCGGGACCATCTGGCCGACTTCGATGACGTGATACGGCCGCTGCGCAACTATTCCTACTGGGAGCAGCACTGTTTCGATATCCCGGCATGTTCGGCCATAAGGTCGGTGTTCGACGCGATCGACGGCGTCGATACGTTCAGCGACAAAATGCGCGCACTGACCGCAGGCGTCGGAAGTATCGACGCAGTCATTCCCCAAATGACCGCCCAGTTCCCACCGATCATCGCCGTGGCCAAGTCCATGCGCGGGAGCCTGCTGACAATGCACAGCAGCTTCTCGAGCCTGGTGACACAGATGGCTCAGATGACCGACACCGCCAGCGCGATGGGGCAAGCCTTCGACGCCTCCCGGAGCGGCGACTACTTCTACCTGCCGCCAGAAGCGTTCCAGAATAACGACTTTCAGCGCGGCCTAAAGCTATTCCTGTCCCCCGACGGCAAAGCCGCACGATTCGTCATCACCCACGACAAGGACCCGGCCACCCCCGCGGGAATCTCCTCAGTCATCTCCGAGTTGGAGGCCGCCCATCAAGCCGTCAAGGGAACCACCCTGACTGACGCCACGTTCTACCTCACCGGTACCGCCGCGATCTACCGCGACATCCAATCCGGCTCTCACTACGACCTTCTTATCGTCGGAATCGCAGCCCTGACACTAATTTTCGTCGTGATGATGGTCATCACACGAGCGCTGGTCGCCTCGCTGGTCATCGTCGGCACCGTCCTGCTGTCCCTCGGCGCCGCATTCGGACTCTCGGTGCTGGTGTGGCAGCACATTTTCGGCCTCGAGCTCAACTGGATCGCGCCCGTCTTCGGACTGATCATCCTGCTGGCTGTCGGCTCGGACTACAACTTGCTGCTCGTATCGCGATTCCAGGAAGAGATCGGTGCGGGACTCAAGACCGGCATCATCCGCTCAATGGGAGAAACCGGCAGCGTCGTCACGTCCGCGGGACTGGTGTTCGCATTCACCATGATGTCCATGGCAGCAAGCGATTTGAGCTCGATCGGCCAGGCCGGAAGCACCATCGGCCTGGGCCTACTGTTCGACACACTCATCGTGCGCTCGCTGATGACCCCGTCCATCGCCGGGCTGCTCGGCCCCTGGTTCTGGTGGCCATTGAGAGTCCGCAAGCGCGCGATACCCAGGAGGGTATAGTGCCAGTAGCTAGGCGCCCTCGAAAGGTAAAGACATGATCGACGATCAAGACAGCATCACCGCGATCCTCAGCAGACTGCGCCGGGCCCAAGGGCAGCTGGGCGGCGTGATCAACATGATCGAAAACGGGCGCGACTGCAAAGACGTCGTGACTCAGCTGGCCGCCGTATCACGAGCGCTCGACCGCGCCGGATTCAAGATCGTCGCCACGGGTCTGCGGGAATGCATCACCGCCGATCGCAACGGAGACACCGCGCCCATGACCGAGGCCGAACTCGAGAAACTGTTCCTGGCTCTCGCCTAGGCACGACGACTCGGGCCTACCGGCCCTAGCTCAGAGCTCGCCCGAGAAGTCCGCGGTAAACCAGCGATCGGGCCGCACGACGAACAGCACGGTGTCGGCGTCGTCGTATCCGCGCGCGAACTCCCGCCCTGCCTCCTCACCGAGATAGCGAATGGCGATGGCTTCCCGTACATCTGCCGAGGCGGGCCGCTCCGTGTCGACAACCGTTCCCTCGACGATGACGTACTGATACGGCGGCTCTTCGTGCTGCACCGTCAGCGTGACCGCGCCGGCCTGCTCGATCAGGCGTGCCTTGCGGTTACCCGCACTGGTATTGATCTGAATGTCTCCACCGGGCGTATAGCCGTACCAGATCGGCACGCTGGCCGGCGGGCGTCCCTTGTCGGCCGCAACCGACAGCACGGCGATGTGCTTGGCCGCGAGAAACTCCTGGCGTTCTGCTTCGGTGAACTGACGTGGCATACCGCGTCAAAACCCACCATCTGTCGGGCTTATTCCCGTACCTGGATTCATCTGGATTTGATCCCCTGAAACAGATTGGTGAGCAAGGCATCCACAAATTCCTCGGTCAGCGGCTGGTCGGGTATCAGCAGCCGGTGGTAGCAGGCGCCCCACAGTTGGTCCACGACGACCTCGGGATCCACCTTCGCGCCGAGCTGGCCGCGGTCCTGGGCCCGACGGATCGCCGTCACCGCGAGGGCACGACGGGGCCCCGAATATCGTTGCAGAAAAGCGGCTTTGAGCTCCGGATCCACTTGGGCCTGACCCATGAGTTCACCGATGATCCCGCCCCCAACCG is a window from the Mycobacteroides salmoniphilum genome containing:
- a CDS encoding RND family transporter → MRCVRQFAVPIVLAWLLLTVAVNLLVPPIESVARDHAVTMSPHDAPAMIAAKHIGQKYHESDSDSIAMIVLEGDGELGEQAHHYYDTLVHALRADPEHVQHVQDVWGDPLTAAGAQSRDGKAAYVQLNLAGDQGSTLGNKSVAAVRTIVDNSAPPPGLKVYVTGPAALTTDMNEAADKSMLIMMGVTGAVIMLMLLITYRSVSTMLLVLVMVGFEMGTARGVVAILGNYDLLGFSTFVVAMLSSLAIAAGTDYAIFLIGRYQEARQAGQDRETAYYTMFRGTFHIILGSGLTIAGATLCLHLARLSYFKALGIPSALGLLVVVAGALTAAPAVVVIASRFGLLDPKRAVKVRRWRRIGTATVRWPGAVFAASLAIALIGIAIMPTMKVSYNDRFYIPADLPSNVGYAAAERHFSAATMNPDILMVESDHDMRNAGDMIILDKIAKDVFRSPGIAMVQSITRPLGGPIEHTSIPFQISAQSIPIQQNLQFMKDRTADMLSMSSDLGAVIGSMERMQSLLGQMSNATHRMTADMADAMATLNEIRDHLADFDDVIRPLRNYSYWEQHCFDIPACSAIRSVFDAIDGVDTFSDKMRALTAGVGSIDAVIPQMTAQFPPIIAVAKSMRGSLLTMHSSFSSLVTQMAQMTDTASAMGQAFDASRSGDYFYLPPEAFQNNDFQRGLKLFLSPDGKAARFVITHDKDPATPAGISSVISELEAAHQAVKGTTLTDATFYLTGTAAIYRDIQSGSHYDLLIVGIAALTLIFVVMMVITRALVASLVIVGTVLLSLGAAFGLSVLVWQHIFGLELNWIAPVFGLIILLAVGSDYNLLLVSRFQEEIGAGLKTGIIRSMGETGSVVTSAGLVFAFTMMSMAASDLSSIGQAGSTIGLGLLFDTLIVRSLMTPSIAGLLGPWFWWPLRVRKRAIPRRV
- a CDS encoding TetR/AcrR family transcriptional regulator, which produces MRDEVLQAAGDLLFAEGMSGFTIDKVAALSGASKMTIYKWWPSKGALALDGYFRRVAPELGFPDTGEIERDLRIQLHAFLGVIRDTVGGGIIGELMGQAQVDPELKAAFLQRYSGPRRALAVTAIRRAQDRGQLGAKVDPEVVVDQLWGACYHRLLIPDQPLTEEFVDALLTNLFQGIKSR
- a CDS encoding MmpS family transport accessory protein; this encodes MRTAIVGALKRAWVAIVVACAVGLGTVAVNHLRGAFGSEPIFSATGSSAEPLVSSTIKQVRYEIYGPSGTAGAVSYLDKNAQPQLADFTSLPWTYTIETTVPAVIASVVAQGNSTTIGCRITVNGRIKDEQSTDGHRAQTSCLVKAA
- a CDS encoding pyridoxamine 5'-phosphate oxidase family protein translates to MPRQFTEAERQEFLAAKHIAVLSVAADKGRPPASVPIWYGYTPGGDIQINTSAGNRKARLIEQAGAVTLTVQHEEPPYQYVIVEGTVVDTERPASADVREAIAIRYLGEEAGREFARGYDDADTVLFVVRPDRWFTADFSGEL
- a CDS encoding metal-sensitive transcriptional regulator; protein product: MIDDQDSITAILSRLRRAQGQLGGVINMIENGRDCKDVVTQLAAVSRALDRAGFKIVATGLRECITADRNGDTAPMTEAELEKLFLALA